The following proteins are encoded in a genomic region of Paraburkholderia flagellata:
- a CDS encoding SMP-30/gluconolactonase/LRE family protein encodes MNLTLQGRVMATGLQFPEGPVALPDGSVLVVEIAAGRLTRVMPDGELKVVAEVGGGPNGAALGPDGHCYICNNGGFSWRTDDGFTRPTGAAANYGGGSIQRVNIATGEVETLYTHCGGVPLHGPNDIVFDGDGGFWFTDFGKTFEDRIMRGAVYYARADGSHIRCAAHPVLTPNGVGLSPDGRTLYVSETETSRLWSYPVTGQGELGHEAWPSPNGGRLVHGLAGYQRFDSLAVEESGNICVATLVRGGISVFSPGGELLEFHEAPEGYCTNICFGGPERRTAFITLSGYGQLFAAQWPRPGLVLSA; translated from the coding sequence ATGAATCTCACCCTGCAGGGCCGCGTGATGGCGACCGGTCTGCAATTTCCGGAAGGTCCGGTGGCGTTGCCCGACGGCAGCGTGCTGGTGGTGGAGATCGCCGCCGGACGCCTCACGCGCGTGATGCCGGACGGTGAACTGAAGGTCGTGGCGGAAGTGGGCGGCGGCCCGAACGGCGCGGCGCTCGGGCCCGATGGCCACTGCTACATCTGCAACAACGGCGGCTTCAGCTGGCGCACCGACGACGGCTTCACGCGCCCCACCGGCGCCGCAGCCAACTATGGCGGCGGGTCGATCCAACGCGTGAACATTGCGACAGGCGAGGTGGAGACGCTCTACACGCATTGTGGCGGTGTGCCCTTGCACGGACCGAACGACATCGTGTTCGATGGCGACGGCGGCTTCTGGTTCACCGACTTCGGCAAGACATTCGAAGACCGCATCATGCGCGGCGCGGTGTACTACGCGCGCGCGGACGGCAGCCACATCCGCTGCGCCGCGCACCCGGTGCTCACGCCCAATGGCGTCGGCCTCTCGCCCGATGGACGCACGCTCTACGTGAGCGAGACGGAGACGAGCCGCCTCTGGTCTTATCCCGTGACCGGACAAGGCGAACTGGGCCACGAAGCGTGGCCTTCGCCGAATGGCGGCCGGCTCGTCCATGGGCTCGCTGGTTATCAGCGTTTCGATTCGCTCGCGGTGGAAGAGAGCGGCAACATCTGCGTGGCGACGCTGGTACGCGGCGGCATCAGCGTGTTCTCGCCGGGCGGCGAACTGCTCGAATTCCACGAGGCGCCCGAGGGCTATTGCACGAACATCTGCTTTGGCGGCCCGGAACGGCGCACAGCGTTCATCACGCTATCCGGCTACGGCCAGTTGTTCGCAGCGCAATGGCCGCGGCCGGGGCTCGTGTTGTCTGCCTGA
- a CDS encoding ABC transporter ATP-binding protein: protein MSEAQAERLLEVEDLTVRYGAGPVVHGVRFGVRRGCVGALLGANGAGKSSTLRAIAGLEAAQGRVRFDGHDVSHMNVAARFRAGIVYVPEGRAIVADISVAENLTLGGYFVDAGTRARRRDMVLDFFPEIANRLKAPAGLLSGGEQQMLAIGRGLMSGPRLLLLDEPSLGLAPLLVARVYERLARIQQEQSLTALLVEQSFHAAAKLASHAWVMRHGHIVGELDEPLLRSREGRQRAVDAYLGARQDERADAHI, encoded by the coding sequence ATGAGTGAGGCCCAAGCGGAGCGTCTTCTCGAGGTCGAGGATCTCACGGTGCGCTACGGCGCGGGCCCGGTCGTGCACGGCGTGCGCTTCGGCGTGCGTCGCGGCTGCGTGGGTGCGCTGCTTGGCGCGAACGGCGCGGGCAAGTCGAGCACGCTGCGCGCCATCGCGGGTCTCGAAGCCGCGCAAGGGCGCGTGCGCTTCGATGGCCACGACGTGAGCCACATGAACGTCGCGGCGCGCTTTCGCGCGGGCATCGTGTACGTGCCGGAAGGGCGCGCCATCGTCGCGGACATTTCGGTGGCCGAGAACCTCACCCTCGGCGGGTATTTCGTCGATGCGGGCACACGCGCGCGCCGCCGCGACATGGTGCTCGACTTCTTTCCCGAGATCGCCAATCGCCTCAAGGCGCCTGCGGGCCTCTTGAGCGGCGGCGAGCAACAGATGCTCGCAATCGGGCGCGGGTTGATGTCGGGGCCGCGCTTGTTGCTGCTGGACGAGCCGTCGCTCGGGCTTGCGCCACTGCTCGTCGCGCGCGTCTACGAGCGGCTCGCGCGCATCCAGCAGGAGCAGTCGCTCACGGCGCTACTCGTCGAGCAGAGTTTTCACGCGGCCGCGAAGCTGGCTTCGCATGCGTGGGTGATGCGCCACGGACATATCGTCGGCGAACTCGACGAGCCGCTTTTGCGCAGCCGCGAAGGCCGGCAGCGGGCCGTTGACGCTTATCTGGGCGCACGTCAGGACGAGCGCGCGGACGCACACATTTAG
- a CDS encoding ABC transporter ATP-binding protein, producing MAVPTVACATATVDAAALVVEQLALSFGGNEVLRDVNMRLEAGEITGLIGPNGAGKTSFFNCLTGLYAPQRGSICFGGENVTRVPPTGRAARGFSRSFQHVALCPELTIAENVMIGLDREAAAGWLDAFLPLARGRTERARHRGMALAALARLGIEQVADSLPAQLPPGVLRLAEIARAIAGAPRVLLLDEPAAGLNSVETRDLANALKKLRGPDLVLVVVEHDMDLIMDVCDTIHVLNVGRVLASGSPAHIRANADVVRVYLGEEDE from the coding sequence ATGGCGGTACCCACTGTGGCGTGCGCAACGGCAACCGTGGACGCGGCCGCACTCGTCGTCGAGCAGCTTGCGCTCTCGTTCGGCGGCAATGAGGTGCTACGCGATGTGAACATGCGGCTCGAGGCCGGCGAAATCACCGGGCTCATCGGCCCGAACGGCGCGGGCAAGACGAGCTTCTTCAACTGCCTGACCGGGCTCTATGCACCCCAGCGCGGCAGCATCTGCTTTGGCGGAGAAAACGTCACACGCGTGCCGCCCACGGGGCGTGCCGCGCGTGGCTTCTCTCGCAGCTTCCAGCATGTCGCGCTGTGCCCCGAACTGACGATCGCAGAGAACGTGATGATCGGCCTCGACCGCGAAGCCGCCGCCGGCTGGCTCGATGCGTTCTTGCCGCTCGCGCGCGGTCGCACCGAACGCGCGCGACACCGCGGCATGGCGCTCGCCGCGCTCGCGCGCCTTGGCATCGAACAGGTGGCCGATTCGTTGCCCGCACAACTGCCACCGGGCGTGCTGCGCCTTGCCGAAATCGCGCGGGCGATTGCGGGTGCACCGCGCGTGCTGCTGCTCGACGAGCCGGCGGCAGGCCTGAACTCCGTCGAAACGCGCGATCTCGCGAACGCGCTGAAGAAGCTGCGCGGTCCCGATCTTGTGCTCGTGGTCGTGGAGCACGACATGGATCTCATCATGGACGTGTGCGACACCATTCACGTGCTCAACGTCGGACGCGTGCTTGCGTCGGGCAGCCCCGCGCATATTCGCGCGAACGCGGACGTGGTGCGTGTCTACCTGGGGGAAGAAGATGAGTGA
- a CDS encoding branched-chain amino acid ABC transporter permease, translated as MPDLSIPPAATTSDAQDMPTRRHRPLRVFGTFGACGAAGLALLVLPLIGGGYWIYTLGLCFANAIAIIAVSLLVRYGGEVSIGHGVFVAAGAYVVALVEKNWGLPVFVSLPLAALAGGVFGVLFSYPSRHLKGISLAVTTMALALAFPEFLMHFSKISGGYEGLYVKLDALAGVPRNLQRYYLPLLTLFAVVALLRQFRRSRQAMALLLIRDSTHAAESFGVRRSWARVSCMALSAAIAAIAGAMQAFAASTVSPNSFTLWTSIFLLVGSVVSLYSLSLLGALAGGLFLTLVPVLLAGAGDWVPILYGAALLAVVLGANALPAAWRARLEGRRQ; from the coding sequence GTGCCTGATCTTTCCATCCCCCCGGCTGCTACTACGAGCGACGCGCAGGATATGCCCACGCGGCGTCATCGGCCATTGCGCGTATTCGGCACATTCGGCGCGTGTGGTGCTGCCGGGCTCGCGCTGCTCGTCTTGCCGCTCATCGGCGGCGGATACTGGATCTATACGCTCGGACTGTGCTTCGCCAACGCGATCGCCATCATCGCGGTGAGCTTGCTTGTGCGCTACGGCGGCGAGGTGTCGATCGGACATGGCGTGTTCGTGGCGGCGGGCGCCTATGTCGTGGCGCTCGTCGAGAAGAACTGGGGCCTGCCGGTTTTCGTGAGCCTGCCGCTCGCCGCGCTGGCGGGCGGCGTGTTCGGCGTGCTGTTTTCATATCCATCGCGGCATCTCAAGGGCATTTCGCTCGCGGTGACGACCATGGCGCTCGCGCTCGCGTTTCCCGAGTTTCTCATGCACTTCTCGAAGATCTCGGGCGGCTACGAAGGTCTGTACGTGAAGCTCGACGCGCTCGCCGGCGTGCCACGCAACCTGCAACGCTATTATCTGCCGCTCCTCACGCTCTTCGCCGTGGTCGCGCTGCTGCGGCAATTCCGGCGCTCGCGCCAGGCCATGGCGTTGCTGCTGATCCGCGATTCCACACATGCCGCCGAATCGTTCGGAGTGCGGCGCAGTTGGGCGCGCGTGTCGTGCATGGCGCTGAGCGCCGCGATCGCCGCCATCGCGGGGGCGATGCAGGCGTTCGCCGCCTCGACCGTCTCGCCCAACAGCTTCACGCTGTGGACCTCGATCTTCCTGCTAGTGGGCTCGGTGGTGAGCCTCTACTCGCTCTCACTCTTGGGCGCGCTGGCGGGCGGGCTATTTCTGACACTCGTGCCCGTGCTGCTCGCGGGTGCGGGAGACTGGGTGCCGATCCTCTATGGCGCGGCGCTGCTGGCCGTCGTGCTCGGCGCGAACGCATTGCCCGCGGCGTGGCGTGCCCGGCTCGAAGGGAGGCGTCAATGA
- a CDS encoding branched-chain amino acid ABC transporter permease produces the protein MTDFLGLVWAGLVSGCLYALGAIGLVLIYKSSNVVNFAHGNLAGLAAFLVYGFTAGTFAQMNWGAAVPLALILMVVVTTISCAAIAPLVLKSDLTSTIATLGIGLIAQGGTQLLFGSNVVSLDLPLPSWRAHLGPVRVTSYDIAVLVATFAIVGLLYLLIERTRIGVAFRAVSANPFASRVCGLKLGRIHLFSWVLAGLLGLVAALLIVPTTFLSSTSVASFMLQAFAAAVVGGFSSLPGAVIGGIFVGILMNMLSFYLSAEFNNTYMLVLMLLVLNLFPRGVLAARGGARA, from the coding sequence ATGACGGACTTTCTCGGTCTTGTGTGGGCGGGCCTGGTGAGCGGGTGCCTCTACGCGCTCGGCGCCATCGGACTCGTCCTCATCTACAAGAGCTCGAACGTCGTGAACTTCGCGCACGGCAATCTGGCGGGTCTCGCCGCGTTCCTCGTGTATGGCTTCACGGCGGGGACGTTCGCCCAGATGAACTGGGGTGCGGCCGTGCCGCTCGCGCTGATCCTGATGGTGGTCGTGACGACGATCAGCTGTGCCGCGATCGCGCCGCTCGTGCTCAAGTCCGACCTGACGAGCACGATCGCCACGCTCGGCATCGGCCTGATCGCGCAGGGCGGCACGCAGCTGCTGTTCGGCTCGAACGTCGTGTCGCTCGATCTGCCGTTGCCGTCGTGGCGCGCGCATCTCGGGCCCGTACGCGTGACATCCTACGACATCGCCGTGCTGGTGGCGACGTTCGCCATTGTCGGGCTGCTCTACCTGCTGATCGAGCGCACGCGCATCGGCGTGGCGTTTCGCGCGGTGTCGGCCAATCCGTTCGCGAGCCGCGTGTGCGGGCTGAAGCTCGGACGCATCCATCTGTTCTCGTGGGTGCTTGCGGGCCTGCTCGGTCTTGTCGCCGCGCTGCTGATCGTGCCGACCACATTCCTTTCTTCCACGAGCGTCGCTTCGTTCATGCTGCAGGCGTTTGCCGCGGCGGTGGTGGGTGGCTTCAGCAGTCTTCCCGGTGCCGTGATCGGCGGAATATTCGTAGGCATCCTGATGAACATGCTGTCGTTCTATCTCTCCGCCGAATTCAACAACACGTACATGCTTGTGCTCATGCTGCTCGTGCTCAACCTGTTCCCGCGCGGTGTGCTCGCCGCGCGAGGAGGCGCCCGTGCCTGA
- a CDS encoding NAD(P)-dependent oxidoreductase: protein MSTENQVVIGFVGLGVMGGPMCRNMALKHAGGVVAFDTNDHAFQVLDGTKARRAASLEDLAGEADIVFLSLPGGPAVEAVTLGPQGLAHGMRRPKAIVDLSTTTVASAREVGAALAARDIAFADAPVARTREAAQRGELSIMVGANAALFARIEPLLRYIGTDVTHCGAIGCGQVVKLINNALVFEHTVALAEMMVLGERAGVDPGTLLDAVSKGSGDSFVLRNHGRKSMLPRQFPEKSFPPEYVLKDIGYVLELAGQTGVATRITELAHRYYSATVQQGYSGRYFPAVIELIARDAELAPQGAQP, encoded by the coding sequence ATGTCTACAGAGAACCAGGTGGTGATCGGCTTCGTCGGCCTGGGCGTGATGGGCGGCCCGATGTGCCGCAACATGGCGCTCAAGCACGCGGGCGGCGTCGTGGCGTTCGACACGAACGACCACGCCTTTCAGGTGCTCGACGGCACGAAGGCGCGGCGCGCGGCGTCGCTCGAAGACCTGGCCGGCGAGGCCGACATCGTCTTTCTGTCGCTGCCCGGCGGCCCGGCCGTGGAAGCCGTCACGCTCGGGCCGCAGGGGCTCGCGCACGGCATGCGCCGGCCGAAGGCGATCGTCGATCTGAGCACGACCACGGTAGCTTCGGCGCGTGAGGTGGGCGCGGCGCTGGCCGCGCGCGACATCGCGTTCGCGGACGCGCCGGTGGCACGCACGCGTGAAGCGGCCCAGCGCGGCGAGCTGAGCATCATGGTGGGCGCGAACGCCGCACTTTTCGCTCGCATCGAACCGCTGCTGCGCTACATCGGCACCGACGTCACGCACTGCGGCGCGATCGGCTGCGGCCAGGTCGTGAAGCTCATCAACAATGCGCTCGTGTTCGAGCACACCGTGGCGCTGGCCGAGATGATGGTGCTCGGCGAGCGCGCGGGCGTCGATCCGGGCACGCTGCTCGACGCGGTATCGAAGGGTTCGGGCGACAGCTTCGTGCTGCGCAATCACGGGCGCAAGTCCATGCTGCCGCGGCAGTTCCCGGAGAAGTCGTTTCCGCCCGAGTACGTGCTCAAGGACATCGGCTACGTGCTCGAGTTGGCCGGGCAGACGGGCGTGGCGACACGCATCACCGAGCTTGCGCACCGCTATTACAGCGCCACGGTGCAGCAAGGCTACAGCGGCCGTTATTTCCCGGCGGTGATCGAGCTGATCGCGCGCGATGCCGAACTCGCGCCGCAAGGGGCACAGCCATGA
- a CDS encoding SDR family NAD(P)-dependent oxidoreductase, with amino-acid sequence MAQHLSGPANLEGQVALITGGAGGMGRAIANTFRRAGARVIATDIGVHEDIGPGVQYLRYDVTSRVETDRVIEGVLSEHGAIDILVLCAGIIARTPLGDSTDEEWDAIMSVNVRGVVNPTRKLFPLMCQRGFGKILAAGSIAAKNGGVASGPAYVSAKAAVHGMMRWVAKAGAPHGVYANVLAPGPVETAMWSNVTGNGAPSANATVPLGRYGNADDIAQAALFLCSPASNWITGTSLDISGGMWMD; translated from the coding sequence ATGGCGCAGCATTTGAGCGGTCCTGCGAATCTGGAAGGGCAGGTCGCGTTGATCACCGGCGGCGCGGGCGGCATGGGCCGCGCCATTGCGAATACGTTCCGCCGCGCAGGCGCGCGCGTGATCGCCACCGACATTGGCGTGCACGAAGACATCGGCCCGGGCGTGCAGTATTTGCGCTACGACGTGACCTCGCGCGTCGAAACCGATCGCGTAATCGAAGGCGTGCTATCGGAGCATGGCGCTATCGACATTCTCGTGCTGTGCGCCGGCATCATCGCGCGCACGCCGCTTGGCGACAGCACCGATGAAGAGTGGGACGCGATCATGTCCGTGAACGTGCGCGGCGTCGTGAACCCCACGCGCAAGCTCTTTCCGCTGATGTGCCAGCGCGGCTTCGGCAAGATTCTCGCTGCGGGCTCGATCGCCGCGAAGAATGGGGGCGTTGCGTCGGGGCCGGCCTATGTGTCGGCGAAGGCCGCCGTGCACGGCATGATGCGCTGGGTGGCCAAGGCGGGGGCGCCGCACGGCGTCTACGCCAACGTGCTCGCGCCCGGACCGGTCGAAACCGCGATGTGGTCGAACGTGACGGGCAACGGCGCGCCTTCGGCGAACGCGACCGTGCCGCTCGGCCGCTACGGCAACGCCGACGATATCGCGCAGGCCGCGCTGTTCCTGTGCTCGCCGGCGTCGAACTGGATCACCGGCACGTCGCTCGATATCAGTGGCGGCATGTGGATGGACTGA
- a CDS encoding FAS1-like dehydratase domain-containing protein yields the protein MELENVYESWIGREEAHVARIEAGTARAMAATLDLDAAPAPGEPLPPGWQWLFFNPTVRRSGLGADGHPQRGGFLPPIALPRRMWAGSRIRYLRPLPVDVSATRHSRILKVEKKSGKRGALWFVTVSHVTSCEGAPCIEEEQDIVYREAAPAAAASASAPAIHEAQPQWTRACLADSTLLFRYSALTFNGHRIHYDQTYARNEEGYPDLVVHGPLTATLLQQFALEHGNERRLARFDFRGVSPLFIDRPFSLEGRAAPDGGLELWARGAQGELAMSASATFE from the coding sequence ATGGAACTGGAGAACGTGTACGAGTCGTGGATCGGCCGCGAAGAAGCGCACGTTGCGCGTATCGAGGCCGGCACGGCGCGGGCCATGGCAGCCACGCTCGATCTCGACGCCGCGCCCGCCCCAGGCGAGCCGCTGCCGCCGGGCTGGCAATGGCTCTTCTTCAATCCCACCGTGCGTCGCAGCGGCCTTGGCGCGGACGGGCATCCGCAGCGTGGCGGCTTTCTGCCGCCCATCGCGTTGCCGCGCCGCATGTGGGCGGGCAGCCGCATCCGTTATCTGCGCCCCTTACCTGTCGATGTCAGCGCGACGCGGCACAGCCGCATCCTGAAGGTCGAGAAGAAGTCGGGCAAGCGCGGGGCGCTCTGGTTCGTCACGGTGAGCCACGTCACATCGTGCGAGGGCGCGCCATGCATCGAGGAGGAGCAGGACATCGTCTACCGCGAGGCAGCGCCGGCGGCCGCGGCGAGCGCCTCGGCGCCGGCGATACACGAGGCGCAGCCGCAATGGACCCGTGCATGCCTCGCAGACTCGACGCTGCTCTTTCGCTATTCGGCGCTCACCTTCAACGGGCATCGCATTCACTACGATCAGACGTACGCGCGCAACGAAGAGGGTTATCCCGATCTCGTCGTGCACGGGCCGCTCACCGCAACCCTGCTGCAGCAATTCGCCCTCGAGCACGGCAACGAGCGGCGTCTCGCGCGTTTCGATTTTCGCGGTGTGAGCCCGCTTTTCATCGACCGGCCGTTCTCGCTGGAAGGACGCGCGGCGCCGGACGGCGGTCTCGAACTCTGGGCGCGCGGCGCGCAGGGCGAACTGGCGATGTCGGCCTCGGCGACGTTCGAATAA
- a CDS encoding ABC transporter substrate-binding protein: MRRRTFVFSSAAAVSAGLPGLGLAEQATPGIDTASKTITVGAFTPITGPVPFYAIVTRATDACFKWANETNAIKGWKTKYVIYDDGYEPARSVAVTRRLVEEDKIFALAAPVGTAQTEAVIPYAKEVGLPMVGPVGGASALFTERLSFPLLPDYGWSAASNADYALKSLGVSRVALLWENDELGRSAKRGFERYLEGAKKQAVESIPFEVRNTDFTPHIRRLANAKADVVILFGSNSNLAAALKSADRIGFEAKWMAPFFTADPTTRKLAGSLLDGVYFSSWLMPVTSNDADIKAYRDSIAKYYASDPVGVFGLNGWSNGMLFVKSFNMLLESGKPLTRANLVDVMETMHDQNIGGTRGVSFKPGDHRGARQEGIIQATNDGFKLVRDFKPYPEQVFDARLS; encoded by the coding sequence ATGCGCAGAAGAACATTCGTCTTCAGCAGTGCGGCGGCCGTATCGGCCGGATTGCCCGGCCTCGGCTTAGCCGAGCAGGCCACGCCGGGCATCGACACCGCCAGCAAGACCATCACGGTAGGGGCGTTCACGCCGATCACGGGTCCGGTGCCGTTCTATGCGATCGTCACGCGCGCGACCGACGCCTGCTTCAAGTGGGCGAACGAGACCAACGCGATCAAGGGGTGGAAGACCAAGTACGTTATCTACGACGACGGCTACGAGCCCGCGCGCAGCGTTGCGGTCACGCGGCGGCTAGTCGAAGAGGACAAGATCTTCGCGCTCGCGGCGCCCGTGGGCACCGCGCAAACCGAGGCCGTGATCCCTTACGCGAAGGAAGTGGGCTTGCCGATGGTCGGCCCCGTGGGCGGCGCAAGCGCGCTGTTCACCGAGCGCCTGTCGTTTCCGCTGCTGCCCGACTACGGCTGGTCCGCGGCGTCGAACGCCGACTACGCGCTCAAGTCGCTCGGCGTGAGCCGCGTGGCGCTGCTGTGGGAAAACGATGAGCTCGGGCGCTCCGCCAAGCGCGGCTTCGAGCGTTATCTCGAAGGTGCGAAGAAGCAGGCCGTCGAATCGATTCCATTCGAAGTCCGAAATACCGACTTCACGCCTCACATTCGCCGTCTCGCGAATGCGAAGGCCGACGTCGTCATCCTGTTCGGCTCCAATTCCAATCTGGCCGCCGCGCTGAAATCGGCGGACCGTATCGGTTTCGAGGCGAAGTGGATGGCGCCATTCTTCACCGCCGATCCCACCACGCGCAAGCTCGCGGGATCGCTGCTGGACGGCGTGTACTTTTCGTCGTGGCTCATGCCCGTTACCTCTAACGATGCCGACATCAAGGCCTATCGCGACAGCATTGCGAAGTATTACGCCAGCGACCCGGTCGGGGTGTTCGGTCTCAACGGGTGGAGCAACGGCATGCTGTTCGTGAAGTCGTTCAACATGCTGCTGGAGAGCGGCAAGCCGCTCACGCGCGCCAACCTCGTCGACGTCATGGAGACCATGCACGATCAAAACATTGGTGGCACGCGCGGCGTGAGCTTCAAGCCGGGCGATCATCGCGGCGCACGTCAGGAAGGCATCATCCAGGCGACCAACGACGGCTTCAAGCTGGTACGCGATTTCAAGCCGTATCCGGAGCAGGTCTTCGACGCGAGGCTGTCGTGA
- a CDS encoding CaiB/BaiF CoA transferase family protein, producing MKHTPLAGRRVIELGTMLAAPFASHILAQLGAEVIKVEPPAGDPTRSLVRGGPSGTFIAYSHGKKSVCIDLGKPEGRAAFMKLVAGAHVLVHNLAPKAARKLGVTREACRAINPSLVYCHIRGYAAGPQADDLASNPVAEASTGVMEANRVNGRPGRLGPSYHDQFAGAYAVIGILAAMLGETDGTHDNDRHVEVGLYETGLHVASRDLVGVQLKTHLFGRPEREPHGEFSMPGYGAYLTADDRWIYLLMLNDAHWRKFCEALALPQATDESLVTLRQRKKARENVEEIVRSAVRACTFDNIAARLKAIGVGCTEVLPLERVLEAPQAHEPGKLRSVDYRGLPFEVPEFPGAATTAAAPGALPPPELGEHTLEILKAAGLSAQECAALVASGAAGVREDDSFAWAPVRQPA from the coding sequence ATGAAGCACACACCCCTCGCCGGACGACGCGTCATCGAACTGGGCACCATGCTGGCCGCCCCCTTCGCCAGCCACATCCTTGCGCAGTTGGGCGCCGAGGTCATCAAGGTCGAGCCGCCCGCCGGCGACCCGACGCGCAGCCTCGTGCGCGGTGGCCCGAGCGGCACCTTCATCGCCTACAGCCACGGCAAGAAGAGCGTGTGCATCGACCTCGGCAAGCCGGAAGGCCGGGCGGCATTCATGAAGCTCGTCGCCGGCGCACACGTGCTGGTGCACAATCTCGCGCCCAAGGCCGCGCGCAAGCTCGGCGTCACGCGCGAGGCGTGTCGCGCCATCAATCCGTCGCTCGTCTACTGTCATATTCGCGGCTACGCTGCCGGCCCCCAGGCCGACGACCTCGCGTCGAATCCCGTCGCCGAGGCGTCGACGGGCGTGATGGAAGCCAATCGCGTGAACGGCCGGCCAGGCCGGCTCGGGCCTTCGTACCACGACCAGTTCGCGGGCGCCTATGCCGTGATCGGCATCCTCGCGGCCATGCTCGGCGAGACCGACGGTACGCACGACAACGACCGGCACGTCGAAGTGGGCCTCTACGAAACGGGCCTGCACGTGGCGTCGCGTGACCTCGTCGGCGTGCAGTTGAAGACGCATCTCTTCGGCCGCCCTGAGCGCGAACCTCACGGCGAATTCAGCATGCCAGGCTATGGCGCGTATCTCACCGCCGACGACCGCTGGATCTATCTGCTGATGCTCAACGACGCACACTGGCGCAAGTTCTGCGAGGCGCTCGCGCTGCCGCAGGCCACCGATGAGTCGCTCGTCACGCTGCGTCAGCGCAAGAAAGCGCGTGAAAACGTCGAAGAGATCGTGCGCAGCGCCGTGCGCGCCTGCACCTTCGACAACATCGCCGCGCGCCTGAAGGCGATCGGCGTGGGCTGCACCGAAGTCCTGCCGCTCGAACGCGTGCTGGAGGCGCCACAGGCGCACGAGCCGGGCAAACTGCGTTCGGTCGACTATCGCGGGCTGCCATTCGAGGTGCCCGAGTTTCCAGGCGCCGCGACTACGGCGGCTGCACCCGGCGCGCTGCCGCCGCCCGAACTCGGTGAGCACACCCTCGAGATCCTCAAAGCCGCCGGACTGAGCGCGCAGGAGTGCGCGGCACTCGTTGCCTCGGGCGCGGCCGGGGTCCGCGAGGACGACTCGTTCGCCTGGGCACCGGTGCGCCAGCCGGCCTGA
- a CDS encoding MFS transporter has protein sequence MVPQEAEVISKIRRHIVPLLMLCYFAAYLDRVNLSFAALSMNEELGFSPAVFGAGAGIFFLGYVLFEVPSNLALRRFGARRWFARIMLTWGVLSLLFAFVRTAPQFMGLRFLLGVAEAGFFPGVMLFLTRWFPATHRARMIGAFAVAIPASAGIGAPLSGLLLNLHGVVGLSGWQWLFIIEAVPSLVLGVVLLRVLVDSPDKAPWLDDAERQWLNTRLADERRALPPGNGHAGAWRALRNPRVWVLGFVYCGIVAANYGVTFFLPQIVRAFGASFTAVGFLSALPFVAAAIGVLWWGARSDRLRERRWHLMIPGIVAVLALIVAACTDYPPLRLAALTAGGFGAFANLPVFWALTPTLLAEAEAPAGIAVVSSIGNIAGFLAPYAVGVLKQATGTFAAGMLGLAVFVALTVIVAAVLLRAGRAGGALASGAAH, from the coding sequence ATGGTCCCGCAGGAAGCCGAGGTCATTTCGAAGATTCGCCGGCACATCGTGCCGCTGCTGATGCTGTGTTATTTCGCGGCCTATCTGGACCGGGTGAACCTGAGTTTCGCGGCGCTTTCGATGAACGAGGAGCTGGGCTTTTCGCCCGCCGTGTTTGGCGCCGGAGCGGGCATCTTCTTCCTGGGCTACGTTCTGTTCGAAGTGCCAAGCAATCTTGCGCTACGCCGCTTTGGCGCGCGCCGCTGGTTCGCGCGCATCATGCTGACCTGGGGTGTGCTGTCTTTGCTGTTCGCCTTCGTGAGGACGGCGCCGCAATTCATGGGCTTGCGCTTCCTGCTGGGCGTAGCGGAAGCAGGCTTCTTTCCCGGTGTGATGCTGTTTCTCACGCGCTGGTTTCCCGCCACGCATCGCGCGCGCATGATCGGCGCGTTCGCCGTGGCGATTCCGGCTTCGGCGGGTATCGGCGCGCCGCTTTCGGGCCTGTTGCTGAACCTGCATGGTGTGGTCGGTCTGAGCGGCTGGCAGTGGCTATTCATCATCGAGGCGGTGCCGTCGCTGGTGCTTGGCGTGGTGCTGCTGCGCGTGCTGGTCGATTCGCCGGACAAGGCGCCGTGGCTCGACGACGCGGAGCGCCAGTGGCTCAATACGCGCCTGGCCGACGAGCGCCGCGCGCTGCCGCCCGGCAACGGCCACGCGGGCGCGTGGCGCGCGCTGCGCAATCCGCGCGTGTGGGTGCTGGGTTTCGTGTATTGCGGCATCGTCGCGGCTAATTACGGTGTGACGTTCTTCCTGCCGCAGATCGTGCGCGCGTTTGGCGCCTCGTTCACGGCGGTGGGTTTCCTTTCGGCGTTGCCATTTGTCGCCGCGGCGATCGGCGTGCTCTGGTGGGGCGCGCGCTCGGACCGCCTGCGCGAGCGGCGCTGGCATCTCATGATTCCCGGCATCGTCGCGGTGCTGGCGCTAATCGTCGCGGCGTGCACGGACTACCCGCCGCTACGTCTTGCCGCGTTGACCGCGGGTGGCTTCGGCGCGTTCGCCAATCTGCCGGTGTTCTGGGCGCTCACGCCAACGCTGCTCGCCGAGGCGGAGGCGCCCGCGGGTATTGCGGTCGTCAGCTCGATCGGCAATATCGCCGGGTTTCTCGCGCCGTATGCGGTGGGCGTACTCAAGCAGGCGACCGGCACGTTCGCGGCGGGCATGCTGGGGCTGGCTGTCTTCGTTGCGCTGACCGTGATCGTTGCAGCCGTGCTGTTGCGCGCGGGTCGTGCGGGCGGTGCGCTGGCGAGTGGCGCGGCGCACTGA